A section of the Serratia liquefaciens ATCC 27592 genome encodes:
- a CDS encoding APC family permease, with protein MNLSSRLHAHLERGKVGFPTTLASSVGVIMASPVILTVTSGFGIGGDTFALAMLIAFIMMQAQLTTFSEAAAILPTSGSVYDYIACGMGRFFAITGALSAYLIVHIFAGTAETILSGIMALVNFEHLNTLMETHNASWMVGVGLVIVFGALNAFGIEAFGKAEIVLTFAMWSTLVIFGITGLLSPHAVPLEGWFGSTLSLSDPFAVFSLIGMAMFMFVGCELVTPMAPEIKSSASVIPRAMSLGLCGVAVCMALYGAALSHQVENVVVDAANGVHLLDTPMAIPAFAGQVMGEFGKYWLGIGLLLAGAATINTLMAAVPRILYGMALDGALPRIFAYLHPRFKTPVVGILVAVLIPCVHAFAIQGNLDRIIPLVLAAVCAWGVAYLLVTCSVVILRIRRPDLPRAYKSPWFPLPQIVSSVGIVLAIIYITPPGMDPRAVYIPFSIMIGLTAAYALFWTLCVQKVNPFKPVPVEQVLETAFAKAESEEAQFDRLTSLT; from the coding sequence ATGAACCTGTCGTCGCGGCTTCATGCCCATCTTGAGCGGGGCAAGGTCGGATTCCCCACCACGCTGGCCAGCTCGGTCGGGGTGATTATGGCCAGCCCGGTGATCCTCACCGTGACCAGCGGTTTCGGCATCGGCGGCGATACCTTCGCGCTGGCGATGCTGATCGCCTTTATCATGATGCAGGCCCAGCTCACCACCTTCTCGGAAGCGGCGGCGATCTTGCCGACCTCCGGATCGGTGTATGACTATATCGCCTGTGGTATGGGACGCTTTTTTGCCATTACCGGCGCGCTGTCGGCCTACTTGATCGTGCATATCTTTGCCGGGACCGCCGAAACCATTCTCTCCGGCATTATGGCGCTGGTGAATTTTGAGCACCTTAATACCCTGATGGAAACTCACAATGCTTCCTGGATGGTGGGGGTGGGGTTGGTCATCGTGTTCGGTGCACTCAACGCCTTCGGCATCGAGGCCTTCGGTAAAGCGGAGATCGTGCTGACCTTCGCCATGTGGAGCACCCTGGTGATATTTGGCATTACCGGGCTGCTTTCGCCGCATGCAGTACCGCTGGAAGGCTGGTTCGGCAGCACGCTGAGCCTGAGCGATCCCTTTGCGGTATTCAGCCTGATCGGTATGGCGATGTTTATGTTCGTCGGTTGTGAGCTGGTCACGCCGATGGCGCCGGAGATCAAAAGCTCCGCCAGTGTTATCCCACGGGCGATGTCGCTGGGGCTGTGTGGCGTGGCGGTGTGCATGGCGTTGTACGGTGCGGCGCTCAGCCATCAGGTGGAAAACGTGGTGGTGGATGCCGCCAACGGCGTTCATCTGCTGGATACGCCGATGGCGATCCCGGCTTTTGCCGGTCAGGTGATGGGCGAGTTCGGCAAATACTGGTTGGGTATTGGGCTGCTGCTGGCCGGGGCGGCGACCATCAACACGCTGATGGCGGCGGTGCCGCGTATTCTTTACGGCATGGCGCTGGACGGGGCATTGCCACGTATCTTCGCCTATCTGCACCCCCGTTTTAAAACCCCGGTGGTAGGTATTCTGGTCGCGGTATTGATCCCCTGCGTGCATGCCTTTGCCATTCAGGGCAATCTCGACCGTATTATTCCGCTGGTGCTGGCGGCGGTGTGCGCCTGGGGCGTGGCCTACCTGCTGGTCACCTGCTCGGTGGTGATCCTGCGTATTCGCCGCCCGGATCTGCCACGCGCTTACAAATCTCCCTGGTTCCCGCTGCCGCAAATTGTCTCCAGCGTGGGCATCGTGCTGGCGATTATCTATATCACCCCGCCGGGCATGGATCCGCGTGCCGTCTATATCCCGTTCAGCATCATGATTGGCCTGACTGCTGCCTATGCGCTGTTCTGGACCCTGTGCGTGCAAAAGGTCAATCCGTTTAAACCGGTGCCGGTCGAACAGGTACTGGAAACGGCCTTTGCCAAAGCGGAAAGCGAGGAGGCGCAGTTTGATCGGCTTACTTCCCTCACTTAA
- a CDS encoding DUF3156 family protein: MIGLLPSLNRYWQRSPAGYQPGVTLSRLANNLQPYACERLSPCLLRLTLPQGAVIDISEQVSALFMAHIVSQRFCVQGACSQKEPLTLRINAGGWLRRRGVVYRATRDDAVAQRMIAALRRYPQIAETLEQLDFRRIQLTVAAGHWRLEIEHFAASEVVSRLPAGRRYLRLEPEQRRLLLSSLLMIGQLMEKLDE, encoded by the coding sequence TTGATCGGCTTACTTCCCTCACTTAATCGCTACTGGCAGCGCTCCCCGGCGGGCTACCAGCCAGGCGTCACCCTCAGCCGGCTGGCGAACAATCTGCAGCCCTATGCCTGCGAGCGCCTTTCGCCCTGCCTGCTGCGCCTGACCTTGCCGCAGGGGGCGGTTATCGACATTAGCGAACAGGTCAGCGCGCTGTTTATGGCGCATATCGTTAGTCAGCGTTTCTGCGTGCAGGGGGCGTGCTCGCAGAAGGAGCCGCTGACGCTACGCATTAACGCCGGCGGTTGGTTGCGGCGACGCGGCGTGGTTTATCGCGCGACCCGGGATGATGCCGTAGCGCAGCGAATGATTGCCGCTCTGCGGCGCTATCCGCAGATTGCCGAAACGCTGGAGCAGCTGGATTTTCGGCGTATCCAACTGACGGTCGCGGCCGGTCATTGGCGGCTGGAGATCGAACATTTCGCCGCTTCGGAAGTGGTCAGCCGTTTGCCTGCCGGTCGCCGCTATCTGCGGCTGGAACCGGAGCAGCGGCGCTTGCTGCTGAGCAGCCTGCTGATGATCGGCCAATTGATGGAGAAACTGGATGAGTAG
- a CDS encoding molybdenum cofactor biosynthesis F family protein, which yields MSTEAVFIQVGALAEGFAPHSNTLEQQHGLSGNTLTLRFADGEMLSCHFVDEQTLSWGEYRGIAYRATSIRPGILFIDFLDPAQENASITLVCDRNQGNFTAVYGQLPDEEQARLDAFSRVEQGLPLTAVNVEFHFGTLDNADVAPPEFTDELIGMRNMYTYSPTERYEHIYLNDNFYAWQCLDGVEKGLADVDRCHYVKVAEQLYLFVWREKIVPTLGVVMIDLQGMRTDGKILGYQGSDFSALSNFAVGAHAQVLNTTHHPRG from the coding sequence ATGAGTACAGAAGCGGTATTTATTCAGGTTGGCGCACTGGCGGAAGGCTTTGCGCCGCACAGCAATACGCTGGAACAGCAGCATGGGTTGAGCGGTAACACGCTGACATTACGTTTTGCCGACGGTGAAATGCTGAGTTGTCACTTTGTCGATGAGCAGACGCTGAGTTGGGGGGAGTACAGGGGCATCGCTTATCGCGCCACCAGCATCCGCCCCGGCATTCTGTTTATCGATTTTCTCGATCCCGCACAGGAGAACGCCAGCATTACGCTGGTGTGCGATCGCAACCAGGGTAATTTCACGGCGGTGTATGGCCAGTTGCCGGATGAGGAACAAGCCCGTCTGGACGCCTTCAGCCGGGTTGAGCAAGGGTTGCCGCTGACGGCGGTCAACGTTGAATTCCACTTTGGCACGCTGGATAACGCCGATGTTGCGCCGCCAGAGTTCACCGACGAGCTGATTGGCATGCGTAACATGTATACCTACAGCCCGACCGAGCGTTACGAACACATTTATCTGAACGACAATTTCTACGCCTGGCAGTGCCTGGACGGCGTGGAGAAAGGGCTGGCGGATGTCGATCGCTGCCACTACGTGAAGGTGGCCGAACAGCTGTACCTGTTTGTCTGGCGAGAGAAGATTGTGCCGACGCTGGGCGTGGTCATGATCGATCTGCAAGGCATGCGCACCGACGGCAAGATCCTCGGCTATCAGGGCAGTGATTTCAGCGCGCTGAGCAATTTTGCGGTAGGCG
- a CDS encoding SDR family NAD(P)-dependent oxidoreductase, protein MSRVVVITGGGTGVGAACARLLASRGDRVFIIGRRREPLMALADDIGAQALVGDAASGECWQSQLLPAILQQAGRIDCLICSAGGMGLGRITEMNDDQWRQALDSNLNSAFASARACLSELVKTGGNLLFVASIASLAAGPEVCGYVTAKHALIGLMRSIARDYGPLGVRANAVCPGWVTTPMADEEMQPLMAEYHLTLEQAYQRVCRDVPLRRPASAEEIAAICRFLCSEDASIITGAALVADGGSTIVDVPTLAFTSL, encoded by the coding sequence ATGAGTAGAGTGGTGGTGATTACCGGCGGCGGCACCGGCGTGGGGGCTGCGTGCGCCAGGCTGCTGGCGAGCAGGGGCGATCGGGTCTTTATCATCGGCCGCCGCCGTGAACCTCTGATGGCGCTGGCGGACGACATTGGCGCGCAGGCATTGGTGGGGGATGCGGCCAGCGGTGAATGCTGGCAAAGCCAGCTGCTGCCGGCCATTTTGCAGCAGGCCGGGCGCATTGATTGCCTGATCTGCAGCGCCGGCGGGATGGGGCTGGGGCGCATTACCGAAATGAACGATGACCAGTGGCGTCAGGCGCTGGACAGCAACCTCAACAGTGCTTTTGCCAGCGCCCGCGCCTGCCTGTCGGAGCTGGTGAAAACCGGCGGCAACCTGCTGTTTGTCGCCTCTATCGCTTCGCTGGCCGCCGGGCCGGAGGTGTGTGGCTACGTGACCGCCAAACATGCGCTGATTGGGCTGATGCGTTCCATCGCTCGTGACTACGGCCCGCTGGGCGTGCGTGCCAACGCGGTGTGTCCCGGTTGGGTCACTACGCCGATGGCGGATGAAGAGATGCAGCCGCTGATGGCTGAGTACCACCTTACGCTGGAGCAGGCTTACCAACGGGTATGCCGCGACGTGCCGCTGCGTCGCCCGGCCAGCGCCGAAGAGATCGCCGCTATCTGCCGTTTTCTCTGTTCGGAGGACGCGTCGATCATTACCGGTGCGGCGCTGGTGGCCGACGGCGGCTCCACCATCGTCGACGTACCGACATTGGCTTTTACTTCCCTTTAA
- a CDS encoding helix-turn-helix transcriptional regulator yields MHITSSDAFINSCLTTIAHLIPVSAGVFYLVNQDLRPDHYILHGISDKTHQQYLNHFQQIDPLKPANFHQQDINMVGMSPAAIANNRHYYHDFMLPNDMRDMTEIFIRQRKRIVAGVSLIRDTPFTELERGRLRAVMPLIELATRDLLPDGEARLLTAKEQEIVNMVREGASNKRIALKLGISLSTVKTHMRNIFAKTEVVNRTELVASSFIAHG; encoded by the coding sequence ATGCACATTACATCGTCCGATGCCTTTATCAACAGCTGTTTGACCACCATTGCGCACCTGATCCCGGTGTCCGCAGGGGTGTTTTATTTGGTTAACCAGGACCTGCGGCCAGACCACTATATTTTGCACGGCATCTCCGATAAAACCCACCAGCAGTACTTGAACCATTTCCAGCAGATCGATCCGCTCAAGCCTGCCAACTTTCACCAGCAGGACATCAATATGGTCGGCATGAGCCCGGCGGCAATCGCCAATAACCGCCATTACTATCATGACTTTATGCTGCCCAATGATATGCGCGACATGACGGAGATCTTTATTCGGCAGCGTAAACGCATCGTTGCCGGGGTGTCCTTGATCCGCGATACGCCGTTTACCGAACTGGAACGCGGTCGCCTGCGGGCGGTGATGCCGCTGATCGAACTGGCGACCCGCGACCTTTTGCCCGACGGGGAAGCCCGCCTGCTGACCGCCAAAGAGCAGGAGATCGTCAATATGGTGCGTGAAGGCGCCAGTAATAAACGCATAGCGTTGAAGCTGGGTATTTCGCTTTCAACGGTAAAAACCCATATGCGCAATATTTTTGCCAAAACTGAAGTGGTCAACCGTACCGAATTGGTGGCCAGCAGCTTTATTGCCCACGGTTAA